A stretch of Pristiophorus japonicus isolate sPriJap1 chromosome 10, sPriJap1.hap1, whole genome shotgun sequence DNA encodes these proteins:
- the LOC139274923 gene encoding P2Y purinoceptor 3, with protein sequence MTSLIIDSIILPSCTFQEKFKNILLPVAYTVVLVLGLSLNLTVLVLIWRSPRPLTRNTVYMLNLAAADVLYVCSLPLLIYNYIHMDYWPFGEAACKAVRFLFYTNLHGSILFLTCISLQRYLGICYPLSPWHRKQGPGFAWTVCGLIWASVLLVCGPTWKFASTGVQRNRTVCYDLSSPELSLYYFPYGMALTVVGFFLPLAGLLACYGAMAMALRRPDQALGPAIQRKKAKALRMVMVVATVFVVSFLPFHLTKTLYLVVRAQSSVGCAALQGFARAYKATRPLASMNSVLDPVLFYFTHDRFKRGTRSLLLKVNTTRRAKAQEEPPR encoded by the exons atgacatccttaataattgattccatcattttaccca GCTGCACCTTTCAGGAGAAGTTCAAGAACATCCTTCTGCCCGTGGCCTACACCGTGGTCCTGGTGCTCGGCCTGAGCCTCAACCTGACGGTGCTGGTGCTGATCTGGCGCTCGCCGCGACCCCTGACCCGCAACACCGTCTACATGCTGAACCTTGCCGCCGCTGACGTGCTGTACGTCTGCTCGCTCCCGCTGCTCATCTACAACTACATCCACATGGACTACTGGCCCTTCGGCGAGGCAGCCTGCAAGGCCGTGCGCTTCCTCTTCTACACCAACCTGCACGGCAGCATTCTCTTCCTCACCTGCATCAGCCTGCAGCGCTACCTGGGCATCTGCTACCCGCTCAGCCCCTGGCACCGCAAGCAGGGGCCGGGCTTTGCCTGGACGGTGTGCGGCCTGATCTGGGCCTCCGTGCTGCTGGTGTGCGGCCCCACCTGGAAGTTCGCCTCCACCGGCGTGCAGCGCAACCGCACGGTCTGCTACGACCTCAGCAGCCCCGAGCTCTCCCTCTACTACTTCCCCTACGGCATGGCCTTGACCGTGGTGGGCTTCTTCCTGCCCTTGGCCGGGCTGCTGGCCTGCTATGGCGCCATGGCAATGGCCCTGCGCAGGCCCGACCAGGCACTAGGCCCGGCCATCCAGCGCAAGAAGGCCAAGGCCCTGCGCATGGTGATGGTGGTGGCCACCGTCTTCGTGGTCAGCTTCCTGCCCTTCcacctcaccaagactctgtacctgGTGGTCCGCGCCCAGTCCTCGGTGGGCTGCGCCGCCCTGCAGGGCTTCGCCCGGGCCTACAAGGCCACCCGGCCCCTGGCCAGCATGAACAGCGTGCTGGACCCCGTCCTCTTCTATTTCACCCACGACAGGTTCAAGCGCGGCACCCGCAGCCTGCTGCTGAAGGTCAACACCACCCGCCGGGCCAAGGCTCAGGAGGAGCCGCCGCGGTGA